A genomic stretch from Mus pahari chromosome 6, PAHARI_EIJ_v1.1, whole genome shotgun sequence includes:
- the Cnr2 gene encoding cannabinoid receptor 2: protein MAGCRETEVTNGSDGGLEFNPMKEYMILSGSQQIAVAVLCTLLGLLSALENVAVLYLILSSRRLRRKPSYLFISSLAGADFLASVIFACNFVIFHVFHGVDSNAIFLLKIGSVTMTFTASVGSLLLTAVDRYLCLCYPPTYKALVTRGRALVALCVMWVLSALISYLPLMGWTCCPSPCSELFPLIPNDYLLGWLLFIAILFSGIIYTYGYVLWKAHQHVASLAEHQDRHVPGIARMRLDVRLAKTLGLVLAVLLICWFPALALMGHSLVTTLSDQVKEAFAFCSMLCLVNSMVNPIIYALRSGEIRSAAQHCLISWKKYLQGLGPEGKDEAPRSSVTETEADVKTATEPARIPGCSNC, encoded by the coding sequence ATGGCGGGATGCCGGGAGACAGAAGTGACCAACGGCTCCGACGGTGGCTTGGAGTTCAACCCCATGAAGGAGTACATGATCCTGAGCGGTAGCCAGCAGATCGCCGTGGCGGTGCTGTGCACCTTGCTGGGGCTGCTGAGCGCCCTGGAGAACGTGGCCGTGCTCTATCTTATCCTGTCGTCCCGGCGGCTCCGCAGAAAGCCCTCGTACCTGTTCATCAGCAGCTTGGCAGGAGCTGACTTCCTGGCCAGCGTGATCTTCGCCTGCAACTTTGTGATCTTCCACGTCTTCCACGGGGTCGACTCCAACGCTATCTTCCTGCTGAAGATCGGCAGTGTGACCATGACCTTCACGGCCTCTGTGGGCAGCCTGCTGCTGACCGCTGTTGACCGCTACCTATGTCTGTGCTACCCGCCTACCTACAAAGCTCTAGTCACCCGTGGGAGGGCACTGGTGGCCCTCTGTGTCATGTGGGTCCTCTCAGCATTGATCTCTTACCTGCCGCTCATGGGGTGGACTTGTTGCCCTAGTCCCTGCTCTGAGCTTTTCCCACTGATCCCTAACGACTACCTACTGGGCTGGCTTCTATTCATTGCCATCCTCTTTTCCGGCATCATCTATACCTATGGGTATGTTCTCTGGAAAGCCCACCAGCATGTAGCCAGCTTGGCTGAGCACCAGGACAGGCATGTGCCCGGGATAGCTCGGATGCGGCTAGACGTGAGGTTGGCCAAGACTCTGGGCCTGGTCCTGGCCGTGCTGCTCATATGCTGGTTCCCTGCACTGGCTCTCATGGGTCACAGCCTGGTCACCACGCTGAGTGACCAGGTCAAGGAGGCCTTCGCCTTCTGTTCCATGCTGTGCCTGGTGAACTCTATGGTCAATCCTATCATTTACGCCTTGCGGAGTGGAGAGATCCGCTCCGCTGCCCAGCACTGCCTGATAAGCTGGAAGAAGTATCTACAGGGCCTCGGGCCAGAAGGGAAAGATGAAGCCCCACGGTCCTCAGTTACAGAGACAGAGGCTGATGTGAAAACCGCCACGGAGCCGGCCAGAATTCCAGGCTGCTCCAACTGCTGA